From Quercus robur chromosome 8, dhQueRobu3.1, whole genome shotgun sequence:
CAAGTGCCTATTGTCGAcggttttggattttttcttaCCATAGTAGATGATTTTTCTAGGTGTACATTggtattttttatgaaaaaaaagtcTGATTGTAGACCTTAAGTACAGTCCTCCTTTACTCTCATTGAAACTCagttttattcaaaaattaaaactattaGAACAGATAATGCTATGGAGTTTAATATGCCTGAATTTGATGCTTCAAGGGGTACTTTGCATTACTTAAGCTATGTAGAAACTCCACAGCAGAGTGCTATAGTGGAAAGGAAGCATCAGCACATCTTGAATGTTGCTAGGGCTCTTAAATTACAAGCTAATCTCTCTTTACCCTTTTGGGGACATTGCATATGTACTGCTGTTGTCCTTATAAACAGACTCCCTTCTCCCTTGTTGCATAATAAAAGTTCTAATGAGCTTTTGTTTCACAAAAGCCCTTCTTACTCCTATCTAGAGTGTTTGGGTCCTTGTGCTTTGTTTCAACTCTATCTTCACAGAGAACTAAATTTGAGCCTAGAGCTAGGAAGTGTTTGTTTCTTGGTTATCCTTACGGCTTTAAAGGTTACAGAGTCAAGGATCTTAATACCAATACCATTTTTGTATCTCAAGATGTAATTTTTCgtgaacaacaaaaataaaattaaacggTCAGATCAACAATACATCTCTGAAACTAAAATTGAAGAACTAGATTACAATCATgttgaaaatttaaaacataaaagtgaaaaaaatctttaatactgattcaaacaaaaaaaaaaagaaaagaaaggagaaacTTAATGCCATTTCTAGAACATGTGGAGGGTAATAGAATGCTGTAATTTGAGAGACCGGTTTTAGAGCTGTGCCTGCACAAGAAAATGTATAGAAACGAGTGATTAGCAGCCTTTCATCAAGTCATATTGTAGGCAACTGTTTTTAGAGAATATAAATTCTTGTACTGTGTAAAGGGAAGGAGGGAATACTGTGAAGCGTTTCTTGTAAATTTCAACAAGCTCCTTTGGTTCACGTCTAGTTTGTTTGTAAGCATCATTTTTGTCCATCTCCTACACAATATTTGATAAAAAGGGATATGTAAGTCAATGcttctatttttaaaaaggaaaaaaaaaaaaaaaaaagttacgcATGCATCTAATAAGTCTTGAATCCACAACCTTACGAATACAAATCCTCTGTACCACTTTATGTTACACCAATTACAATTTgtcatgtgtttattttttttcattttaaattttgactgttttataaggaaagttaaACAAATGCATGACAAGTTATGATTGGTGGAACATAAAGTGGAACACAAAAAATGGTATAGAGGGCTTGTATTCCAACCTTACCATCCATATCCAAGAAGGACATGCCAGTTGAGCCATAGCTCACTGGCGATATGTAACTTAACTCTACGTCCTTTAAAACTATCACAGTGTAACACCTTTCTGTTTCCAGTCATTGAAGAGCAGAACAAATCTAACTTTACACATGTATATGCCAGACCATATAAGCTTAATATTTTGCTTATCCCATTTGATACAATAGATACATAATAGGACTATATCAACCTGCAAAATGTCCGCAAATGTTTATggaatatttctttctttctgtttaCTGAACCCAAAAATCATCTTCGGATTTGACCTCAAACAAGGTGGAAGGAGGGATAATGATCTTTTGGAGTTTTTTAAGATAACTCTACCAGGGTTTATtcctaaaattttattcatcCATTTTGAAATGAGTAAATTATAGTTTACCaagttattaatatttaaataaatattgacCATCACCATTTTGGCATCTATTTAATTTAAATCATTGAGGATGTGGCAAAATTCAATTGACTCATTTCAAAATTGATGGATAAGATTTTAGAAACTCCATTGTAGAGTTACTCTAATAATTCTAAAGGATCCTGATCCGTAAAAGGAGAAATTACCCACTGAGCTAAAAGAACTTTCACATTTTGCTGTCAACACCCAAAATTTATTGAAGCTTTAAACAGCTACGAGGCTTTAAAATAACAACTAGTAAATAAGCATTCTACTGAAAATGAAATTGGCTCAGAGAGAGATAGTTGGTAGCAAATTTATTGTACCTTAATCCAAGCAGCCAGATTAGGCCTGCCTGCTATGATGTCATATTTCTTTACTTCCAATGAGAAGGGCTGAAATCTTTCAATAAATGGAGCATAAGCTATATCCACCTGAAAAAAGAACATCAATTGTAACTGATTTTCTTGTTCACATCATGCAATAAACTTGTTTCCTGCATTGGataaatcaaatgaatttaCATGAGGCAAACCCTACAGCAGCCTATTAGGTTGTCACTATTAGAGTATCATTGCAGAACATTTACCCTCCATCACTTCATGAAACCTAGACTCAATAACAGTATCAGGCAGAAGGCAGATATTATTGCCGtatgacaaaattttcacttaCCAGACTGAACTGACCAAGAAAAAATGGTCCATCTCCAAATCTGGAAAGAGCTGTTTCGATGTAATCAAATGCAGCACCTGATGCAATTCACCTCTATAGGTTTATATACGTGGTTTGTAAATAAGAAAGGATATTCAGCTGCTGAAGTCAAGTTGTCAACTCACCTGCTTCATTCCCATCTCCTTTGAATGAAGAAATCACAGATTTGTTGAACGTGTCTGTGTAGGACAACAACTCTTCTGCGAATTCCTTCTTGTCTGGATCCTACAATTCAAGGTATAAGGAATATTCGCAAAACATGGTGCTGATAAATAAGTAAAACAGGCTTTATCTATAAATCTTACATGAGGAAAGAGAGAAGGTCCTTCAAAGTGACTGTCAATATATTTTATCAAATCAAGACTCTCTCCTTTGACTTCATTGTTGTGCTCCAACGATGGCACCTGCACTGTAACTTCTCATAAAGAActgtagaaaagaaaaaagcagcACTAATTGAGCATAGCACTCATAGGTTTCTTCTTTGGCCATCTTTTGTCTTAGAATTTGAACATCATTAAGTTCTTTACTATTAAGCATTAACAATGCAGCATATGTACCGGCTCCACAGAACTATTATCTGGAGGTCATACAAGCATTCCAAGTGAATCATTCAAGTGTTTTACCTAGCATTCTATATAATTCAACATGTGATTCATGTCTTGAGTCTACTTCGTCTTGTGTTTTGATTATCTCAAAAACTGGAATTGTCCACAAATGTTATCACCACTTATTATTAATgattcttctttcattttccacTCCATTTTAGAGGTGAAATGTAAGATTTTAATTGCTAGGGCAAACAAATGGAGCTATATATTTTCTTGTAACATCCAAGTAAGTGAAGAAAATATTGCATCTATATAGTTTCACCTTGTTAGCTGAGTACACTTTCTCCTTGTACCAAGCAGGCCTGTTTTGCAGGTCAATAGGAACCAATTTTATCTTGTCCTGCAAACCCTGAATTGCCCAAAATATTATTGGACACCAAATCAAAACAGAAGAATAAGTTTCATAATATAAGGAAAAAAGTGAACaccaaaaatggaaaattaatCACCTTAGATGAGACATGTTGCAACATAATTGGCCCCTTGGCTAAGAAAAGGGATAAAAATAG
This genomic window contains:
- the LOC126697359 gene encoding protein IN2-1 homolog B isoform X1 produces the protein MASLKSKVSYSCSNNNTNSVPFYLSSFCKKVVTQIRFPNTTISPPKLQLQALGKARAKVLLSAKMAAGTVNEVLPPPLDSSSEPPPVFDGTTRLYISYTCPYAQRVWITRNCKGLQDKIKLVPIDLQNRPAWYKEKVYSANKVPSLEHNNEVKGESLDLIKYIDSHFEGPSLFPHDPDKKEFAEELLSYTDTFNKSVISSFKGDGNEAGAAFDYIETALSRFGDGPFFLGQFSLVDIAYAPFIERFQPFSLEVKKYDIIAGRPNLAAWIKEMDKNDAYKQTRREPKELVEIYKKRFTVFPPSLYTAQL
- the LOC126697359 gene encoding protein IN2-1 homolog B isoform X5 — translated: MASLKSKVSYSCSNNNTNSVPFYLSSFCKKVVTQIRFPNTTISPPKLQLQALGKARAKVLLSAKMAAGTVNEVLPPPLDSSSEPPPVFDGTTRLYISYTCPYAQRVWITRNCKGLQDKIKLVPIDLQNRPAWYKEKVYSANKVPSLEHNNEVKGESLDLIKYIDSHFEGPSLFPHDPDKKEFAEELLSYTDTFNKSVISSFKGDGNEAGAAFDYIETALSRFGDGPFFLGQFSLVDIAYAPFIERFQPFSLEVKKYDIIAGRPNLAAWIKEMDKNDAYKQTRREPKELVEIYKKRFTAQL
- the LOC126697359 gene encoding protein IN2-1 homolog B isoform X7; amino-acid sequence: MASLKSKVSYSCSNNNTNSVPFYLSSFCKKVVTQIRFPNTTISPPKLQLQALGKARAKVLLSAKMAAGTVNEVLPPPLDSSSEPPPVFDGTTRLYISYTCPYAQRVWITRNCKGLQDKIKLVPIDLQNRPAWYKEKVYSANKVPSLEHNNEVKGESLDLIKYIDSHFEGPSLFPHDPDKKEFAEELLSYTDTFNKSVISSFKGDGNEAGAAFDYIETALSRFGDGPFFLGQFSLVDIAYAPFIERFQPFSLEVKKYDIIAGRPNLAAWIKEMDKNDAYKQTRREPKELVEIYKKRFTTLL